One window from the genome of Desulforamulus ruminis DSM 2154 encodes:
- a CDS encoding TatD family nuclease-associated radical SAM protein: MDRQFTISYLIGDSLYLNITNRCSNGCAFCIRKTEKGVGYDLWLKEEPTAEEVLAAVEEPQKYKEIVFCGYGEPLSQLEVLKKVAAALKQRGVQSIRVNTNGQANLYYGRNIVPELAGLVDTISISLNAQNAAAYVALCRPQKGEEAYYSLLDFTRKCVGVIPRVILSIVEWPGVDVEACRQIARDLGVEFRVRKPIS, encoded by the coding sequence ATGGACAGGCAATTTACCATTAGCTATTTAATCGGAGACTCTTTATACCTGAATATAACCAATCGTTGTTCCAATGGCTGCGCTTTTTGTATCCGGAAGACAGAGAAGGGGGTTGGCTATGATTTATGGCTGAAAGAAGAACCCACTGCCGAAGAGGTGCTGGCTGCTGTGGAGGAACCCCAAAAATATAAGGAAATTGTATTTTGTGGTTACGGGGAACCTTTGTCTCAACTGGAGGTTCTAAAAAAGGTTGCCGCTGCATTAAAGCAAAGGGGAGTTCAATCCATACGGGTGAATACCAACGGCCAGGCCAATCTTTATTATGGTCGGAACATTGTACCCGAGTTGGCCGGTCTGGTGGATACCATCTCTATTTCTCTCAACGCTCAAAATGCCGCCGCCTATGTTGCCCTGTGCCGCCCCCAAAAAGGGGAAGAGGCTTATTATTCTCTGCTGGATTTTACCAGAAAATGTGTCGGAGTGATTCCCAGGGTGATCCTTTCCATTGTGGAGTGGCCGGGGGTTGATGTGGAGGCCTGTAGACAGATTGCCCGGGATTTGGGCGTGGAATTCCGGGTAAGAAAACCCATCTCCTAG
- a CDS encoding two-component system sensor histidine kinase NtrB — MPRIGLWGIVVLPVTGMIGLFHWALGTFHLSPWLIVFQALAEVLLAVAVFYFVFIRGEKKEREKEHHYWDKQLADHKQLLEYLPLAVLFVDRQGTIMHMNNLAREIADIKDNVKNIYQNPHGAEDPLELLKKTLESKQVFQEYDYTCRLVGESKYYRLNTSLIQDEDGQPLGALLTGFNISEQFLLEEQLSQRGKLAMIGELAAGTAHEIRNPLTSVRGLVQILGQRLDKNDSAQEYIKMMLSEIDHINYIIKELLLLARRTSPNLSFISLPALLDDALLLLEGQANSKGIFVYKEYSNELPLVVLDEDQMKQVFINLATNAIHAMPDGGELVVSAEYVQQEESIVVKFKDTGIGIAKENISRIFHPFFTTRPEGTGLGLPVSYQIVDNHGGKLMVESISGSGSTFIIKIPLVNRENIKAS, encoded by the coding sequence ATGCCAAGGATTGGATTGTGGGGAATCGTGGTTCTTCCTGTCACCGGAATGATCGGTTTGTTCCACTGGGCATTGGGCACATTCCATCTGTCCCCATGGCTAATCGTTTTCCAGGCATTGGCGGAAGTTTTGCTCGCTGTGGCTGTTTTCTATTTTGTTTTTATACGTGGGGAAAAGAAAGAACGGGAAAAAGAGCATCATTACTGGGATAAACAGCTTGCCGATCATAAACAATTGCTTGAATATCTGCCTCTGGCGGTATTGTTTGTGGACCGGCAGGGCACGATTATGCATATGAATAATCTAGCCAGAGAAATTGCCGATATAAAAGACAATGTTAAGAATATCTATCAAAATCCCCACGGTGCGGAGGATCCCCTTGAGTTATTAAAGAAAACCCTGGAAAGCAAACAGGTTTTTCAGGAATATGATTATACCTGCCGTCTGGTGGGAGAGTCCAAATATTACCGGCTGAACACCAGCCTGATCCAAGATGAAGATGGGCAGCCCCTGGGAGCGCTGCTTACGGGTTTTAACATATCGGAACAATTTTTGCTGGAAGAGCAGCTAAGCCAGCGGGGAAAACTGGCTATGATCGGTGAACTGGCTGCAGGAACCGCCCATGAAATCCGCAATCCTCTTACCTCGGTGAGAGGATTGGTGCAAATTCTTGGTCAAAGACTGGATAAGAATGATTCGGCCCAAGAATATATAAAAATGATGTTGTCGGAAATTGATCATATTAATTACATTATTAAAGAATTGTTGCTGCTGGCCAGACGCACCAGTCCCAATTTAAGCTTTATTTCCTTACCGGCCCTGTTGGATGACGCCCTGTTGCTGTTGGAAGGACAGGCTAACAGCAAAGGAATCTTTGTATATAAGGAATACAGCAACGAATTGCCACTGGTGGTTTTAGACGAAGATCAGATGAAACAGGTGTTTATCAACCTGGCCACCAATGCCATTCATGCCATGCCCGACGGCGGGGAACTGGTGGTTTCCGCCGAATATGTGCAGCAGGAGGAAAGCATCGTAGTTAAATTTAAAGATACAGGGATCGGCATTGCCAAGGAAAACATCTCCCGTATTTTTCATCCCTTTTTTACAACACGTCCCGAAGGAACCGGTTTGGGGCTGCCTGTAAGCTATCAAATTGTGGACAATCATGGCGGTAAATTGATGGTTGAATCCATCTCCGGTTCAGGCAGCACCTTTATTATAAAAATTCCACTGGTAAACCGGGAAAATATAAAAGCCTCTTAG
- the pssA gene encoding CDP-diacylglycerol--serine O-phosphatidyltransferase has product MKGKHIPNLFTMGNLLFGVFALVLALQEEYVQGGIMILMAGIMDYLDGKVARKLQVSSDFGKELDSLADLVSFGVAPAILAYALKLSDWGYLGLAIALAFVLCGALRLARFNANTFTGCFMGVPITAAGGIIAILIIYFGNIPTLALPLAMLLLSCLMVSKIKVPKF; this is encoded by the coding sequence ATGAAGGGAAAACACATTCCCAATCTGTTTACAATGGGAAACTTATTGTTTGGTGTCTTTGCACTGGTGCTGGCGCTTCAGGAGGAATACGTCCAGGGCGGCATCATGATCTTGATGGCCGGTATAATGGACTATCTGGATGGAAAAGTAGCCAGAAAATTACAAGTATCTTCTGACTTTGGTAAAGAATTGGATTCCCTGGCGGATCTGGTATCTTTTGGTGTGGCTCCTGCGATTCTGGCCTATGCCCTAAAACTCTCCGATTGGGGTTATCTGGGTTTGGCCATTGCATTGGCCTTTGTTCTGTGCGGCGCTTTGCGGTTGGCAAGATTTAACGCCAACACCTTTACCGGTTGTTTTATGGGGGTTCCCATTACGGCTGCCGGTGGAATTATTGCTATTTTGATTATTTATTTTGGAAATATCCCGACCTTGGCCTTACCCTTGGCCATGCTGCTGCTTTCGTGTTTAATGGTGAGTAAGATAAAAGTACCCAAGTTTTAA
- a CDS encoding TIGR04086 family membrane protein, translated as MPPLKQDKPSMPVLHVPSIYRGTLVSLGLSLGFSVLVGLTYYFTNLSENTMSWVATGILFISVASGSAYAAKKARNKGLFNGLGVGFTTFIIIWILAGLFLPGHILLVGALGKLSLTLLAGAIGGMVGISLAS; from the coding sequence ATGCCGCCTCTTAAACAAGATAAACCTTCCATGCCCGTACTGCACGTTCCTTCCATTTATCGGGGCACCTTGGTATCTTTGGGGTTATCTCTGGGTTTTAGCGTTTTAGTAGGATTAACCTATTATTTTACCAATCTTTCCGAAAATACCATGTCCTGGGTTGCCACAGGAATTTTATTTATCAGTGTTGCTTCGGGCAGTGCTTATGCCGCTAAAAAAGCCCGCAATAAGGGGCTCTTCAACGGTTTAGGGGTTGGTTTTACCACTTTTATTATTATTTGGATTTTAGCCGGATTATTTTTACCGGGTCACATTTTGCTGGTGGGCGCTTTAGGCAAACTTTCCTTAACCTTGCTGGCCGGAGCCATCGGGGGAATGGTTGGCATAAGCCTTGCCTCTTAG